A stretch of DNA from Arthrobacter globiformis:
GCGCTGGCCGGACCATCCGAGAGCACTTCCTCGGCAGATCGTGGCTGGACAGGCTCGACCTCCGGAGGCCCATGCGTTACGTCTGCCGGAATCGCGGGCCGCGTCAGGCGCGGGCGCCGCTTCACGGCGTCGGCCTTCGGACCGGAACCCACCAGCGGACCGGCGGCAAGGCCGCCGTCGGCAGTTCCGTCATCGGCCGGAAGCTTTCCGTACATCAGCGCCGGCTCAGCCGAGACCGCAGGCACGGGTGCGTCGGCCGGTGTGGGGTCGCCGGACATGGTGTCAGACACGCTGATGATGGCGGTCCCGACGTCGACAGTTACCCCTTCCGGAACCAGCAGCTCGGTGACGGTACCGGCGAAAGGCGACGGGAGCTCAACGAGGGACTTGGCCGTCTCGATTTCGCACAGGACATCGTTGATGGCCACCTCGTCGCCGGGCTTGACCTTCCACGAAACGATCTCTGCCTCGGTCAGGCCCTCACCGACGTCGGGGAGGTTGAACTTGTTAAGCGTCATGGGATCCTCGGGTTCGAAAGCTCGGGCGCTCCGGGAGGTGCGGAGGCGGTAGGCGAAAGAGTCAGCAGGCGCTGGCGCAACGGCGTCAGTACGCGAAGGTGCGGTCCAGCGCCTCAAGGATGCGGTCGATGTCCGGGAGGTAGTCCTCTTCGATCTTGGCCACGGGGTACGGCATATGGAAGCCCCCTACCCGGATGACCGGCGCCTCCAGCGACAGGAAAGCCCGTTCGCTGATCCGGGCAGCGATTTCGCCGCCGATGCCGCCGAAGGTGGGAGCCTCGTGCGCCACGACCAGTCGGCCCGTTTTCTTGACCGAGGCCTCGATGGCATCGAAATCGATCGGCGAGATGGAGCGCAGGTCGATCACTTCGATGCTGCGCCCGTCCTCGGCTGCGGCGTTGGCGGCGGCGAGGGCCACAGGGACGAGCGGGCCGTAGACCACCACGGTTGCGTCGGTCCCCTCGCGGACCACGTTGGCCTTGAACGGATCTTCAGCCGAGCCGGCCGATTCGGTGTCGACCTCGCCCTTGAGCCAGTAGCGGCGCTTCGGCTCGAAGACGATCACCGGGTCCTGGCAGTTCACGGCCTGCTGGATCATCCAGTAGGCGTCGTGGGGGTTGGACGGGGTGATGATGCGCAGGCCCGGGGTGTGCGCGAACAGCGCCTCCGGCGATTCCGAGTGGTGCTCGATGGAGCCGATGCCGCCGCCGTAGGGGATGCGGATGACCACGGGCACGGTGAGGTTGCCGTTGCTGCGCGAGTGCATTTTTGCCAGCTGGGTAGTGATCTGGTTGAAGCCGGGGAAGACGAAGCCGTCGAACTGGATCTCCGCAACGGGCAGGTACCCGCGGAGCGCCAGGCCGATCGCCGTGCCGATGATGCCGGATTCGGCGAGCGGGGTGTCCACCACGCGGTCAGGACCGAATTCGCCGATCAGGCCGTCGGTGACGCGGTAGACGCCGCCGAGAGGGCCGATGTCCTCGCCCATGAGGAGCGACTTGGGGTTGTGGCTGAGCGTGGCGCGCAGGCCCTCGTTGATGGCCTTGGCAATGGTCATGGTGGTCATCAGCGGCCTGCCCCTTCTCCCTCGTCCCCGCCGGCAAAGCCTGCGCTGTACTCTTCGAACCACGCCAGTTCCTCGGCCACGAGCGGATGCGCCTCGACGTAGGTGTTGGCAAAGGCCGTCCTGATGTCCGGGGCGTCCGACGCGTAGGTGGACTTGCGGATGTAGGCGGCGAGTTCATCGCCCTCGGCAGCAACCTTGGCGAAGAAGGCTTCGTCGGCCATGCCCTCGGCGCGGAGGTACTTCTCCAGGCGGTCCAGCGGGTCCTTTTCGCGCCACAGGGCCTCTTCTGAGGACTCGCGGTACTTCGTGGGGTCGTCGGCTGTGGTGTGGGCTCCCACCCGGTAGGTGAAGGCCTCGATCAGGACCGGACCGTTGCCCTGGCGTGCGTGTTCGAGCGCCCATTCGGTGACGGCGTGGACAGCGATGACGTCGTTGCCGTCAACGCGGATGCCCGGGAAGCCGTAGCCCTTGGCGCGGTTGGAGAGCGGGATGCGGGTCTGCACAGCGGTGGGCACGGAGATGGCCCAGTGGTTGTTCTGGCAGAAGAAGACCACCGGGGCGTTGTAAGAGGAGGCAAAGACCATGGACTCGTGGACGTCACCCTCGGAGCTCGCACCGTCGCCGAAGTAGACCATGACGGCGGCCTTCGGCTCGGCCGAGCCTTCCACACCCTGAGCCTCTGCCAGCCGCTGGTCGCGCTGGATGCCCATGGCATATCCGACGGCGTGCGGGGTCTGCGCAGCCAGCACCAGCGTGTACAGGTGGAAGTTGGTGTCCTTGGGGTTCCAGCCGCCATTGGAGACGCCGCGGAACTGCTTCAGCAGTTCGGCCAGGTCCACGTTGCGGGTCAGGGCGACGCCGTGCTCGCGGTAGGTGGGGAAGATGTAGTCCTGCGGCTGGCTGGCCCGCCCGGATCCGATCTGGGCGGCCTCCTGGCCTGTGAGCGGAACCCATAATGCCAGCTGGCCCTGCCGCTGCAGGGCCGTGGCTTCCTGGTCGAAGCGACGGATGGCCGCCATGTCCGCGTAGAAACCCCGGAGCTTTTCCGCGTCGAGACGCTCGACGTACTCGGAGAACACGGAGTGCGTGCCCAGCGTGCCATCGGGGCCCAGAAGCTGCACCATTTCAGTCGGAGGCACGCCCAAGGCAGCCTCGGCCTGCGCCTCGAGCTGGTCGTCCAGTTCCGTTCCATCGAACTCGGTGGAGGGCAGATGTGTTGCGCCCATACCGTCTCCTTGCCTGCCGCATCCGGATGCGTTGCAATGTCGCTGGGATATATGCCTCGCGGGGAATGCATTCCCGGCGAGGCATATATATTTGGCTTACTGTTCCTTACTTTATCCGGCGTAGGTAACGCCGGCTGTTTGTTAAGCGCTAGGAACGGCGTGGCGGTTTTGTGTAAACCGCACAGAGTTCCAGGAAGCGCGTATTCGCTTCCGCTTCGCCGATGCTGACCCTGACGCCCTCATTTCCGAAGGCGCGCACGGACAGTGCCCGTTCCCCGGCGAGCTGGGCGAACTCCGCGCTGTTCTCGCCCAGATCAAGCCAGACGAAGTTCCCCTGCGCGTCCGGAACGAACCAGCCGAGGTCCCGGAGACCTGCTGTCACGCGGTCCCGCTCCTCCACGAGGCTTTGTACCCTTTCTACAACCTGGTCAAAATTCTGCAGGGACACCACCGCGGCCTGTTCGGCGATCTGCGAGACCGCGAACGGGGTGGCGGCGACGCGCAGGTGCTGGGTGAGCTGGGGCTGGGAAACGCTGTAGCCGACGCGGAGGCCAGCGAGGCCGTGCGCCTTGGAGAACGTCCTGAGCACCACCACATTGGGGTACCTGCGATACATCCGGATGCCGTCCACGGCGTCTTCTGCCCGGACGAACTCCTGGTAGGCCTCGTCGATGACCACTACAACGTCCGAAGGCACGGACCTGATGAACCGTTCAGTTTCCGCGGCCGTCAGGATGGGGCCGGTGGGGTTGTTGGGGGTGCAGAGCAGGATCACGCTTGTTCGCGCTGTCACGGCTGCGGCCATGGCGTCGAGGTCATGGCGCCCGTCGGCCGTCAAGGGAATCCGGACGCTTTCTGCCCCGGCCAGTCCGACGCAGATGGGGTAGGCCTCGAAGGACCGCCACGCGTAGATCACTTCGTCCGGTTTGCCGTCGTCATTCTGGCCGGCGAACGCAGCCAACAGCTGAGTGAGGGCGCCGAGGCTGCCGGCACCGGTGACGATGTCCTCGGCCGGGACGTCGAGGAACCCGGCGAGCGCGGTGCGCAGCTTGGTGCTGAGCGGGTCGGGGTAGCGGTTGAAGTCGGTCTGGGCGGCAATAGCCTCCACCACGGCGGGGATGGGCGGCAGCGGGTTCTCGTTGGACGACAGTTTGTAGCTTTCAAGGCCGTCGACGGCGACGGGCGGCTTGCCGGCAGCGTAGCGGGGCAGCCGGTCCACCACCGGTCGGGGCCTCAGGCCCCCCGCCATAGTCTCTGATGAAGTCATGCCACCTAGCCTATGCCCCTGACTGCCTGCCTGGCCGTGGGTGTGAAAGCATGAGCGCATGCGGTCTTTCATCATGCGCGTGATCATTAATGGGCTGGCGCTGTGGGTTGCCAGCTGGCTTCTGCCCGGCCTGGACATCTCCACCACAGCCACCACGGAAGCCGT
This window harbors:
- a CDS encoding alpha-ketoacid dehydrogenase subunit beta, whose protein sequence is MTTMTIAKAINEGLRATLSHNPKSLLMGEDIGPLGGVYRVTDGLIGEFGPDRVVDTPLAESGIIGTAIGLALRGYLPVAEIQFDGFVFPGFNQITTQLAKMHSRSNGNLTVPVVIRIPYGGGIGSIEHHSESPEALFAHTPGLRIITPSNPHDAYWMIQQAVNCQDPVIVFEPKRRYWLKGEVDTESAGSAEDPFKANVVREGTDATVVVYGPLVPVALAAANAAAEDGRSIEVIDLRSISPIDFDAIEASVKKTGRLVVAHEAPTFGGIGGEIAARISERAFLSLEAPVIRVGGFHMPYPVAKIEEDYLPDIDRILEALDRTFAY
- the pdhA gene encoding pyruvate dehydrogenase (acetyl-transferring) E1 component subunit alpha, coding for MGATHLPSTEFDGTELDDQLEAQAEAALGVPPTEMVQLLGPDGTLGTHSVFSEYVERLDAEKLRGFYADMAAIRRFDQEATALQRQGQLALWVPLTGQEAAQIGSGRASQPQDYIFPTYREHGVALTRNVDLAELLKQFRGVSNGGWNPKDTNFHLYTLVLAAQTPHAVGYAMGIQRDQRLAEAQGVEGSAEPKAAVMVYFGDGASSEGDVHESMVFASSYNAPVVFFCQNNHWAISVPTAVQTRIPLSNRAKGYGFPGIRVDGNDVIAVHAVTEWALEHARQGNGPVLIEAFTYRVGAHTTADDPTKYRESSEEALWREKDPLDRLEKYLRAEGMADEAFFAKVAAEGDELAAYIRKSTYASDAPDIRTAFANTYVEAHPLVAEELAWFEEYSAGFAGGDEGEGAGR
- a CDS encoding histidinol-phosphate transaminase is translated as MTSSETMAGGLRPRPVVDRLPRYAAGKPPVAVDGLESYKLSSNENPLPPIPAVVEAIAAQTDFNRYPDPLSTKLRTALAGFLDVPAEDIVTGAGSLGALTQLLAAFAGQNDDGKPDEVIYAWRSFEAYPICVGLAGAESVRIPLTADGRHDLDAMAAAVTARTSVILLCTPNNPTGPILTAAETERFIRSVPSDVVVVIDEAYQEFVRAEDAVDGIRMYRRYPNVVVLRTFSKAHGLAGLRVGYSVSQPQLTQHLRVAATPFAVSQIAEQAAVVSLQNFDQVVERVQSLVEERDRVTAGLRDLGWFVPDAQGNFVWLDLGENSAEFAQLAGERALSVRAFGNEGVRVSIGEAEANTRFLELCAVYTKPPRRS